The Pseudomonas benzenivorans region CCCTTGGGCCCGGCCGGGGCGTCCGGCAGCTTGGCCAGCACCAGGTGGATGATGTTCTCGGTCAGGTCGTGCTCGCCGCCGGTGATGAAGATCTTGGTGCCGCTGATCTTGTAGCTGCCGTCGGCCTGGGGCTCGGCCTTGGTGCGGATGATGCCCAGGTCGGTGCCGGCGTGCGGCTCGGTCAGGCACATGGAACCCGCCCAGGTGCCGGCGTACATCTGCGGCAGGTACTTGTCCTTGAGCTCTTCGCTGGCGTGGGCGTTGAGCGACAGGCAGGCGCCGGCCGTCAGCATCGGGTAGAGGCCGAAGGACAGGTTGGCCGAGTTGACCATCTCCTCGACCTGGGCCGAGATCACCTTGGGCATGCCCATGCCGCCGAAGCGCGGATCGCCGCCGACGCCGACCCAGCCGCCCTCGGCGTAGGTCTGGTAGGCCTCGGGGAAGCCGGCCGGGGTCTTCACCACACCGTTGTCCCAGCTGCAGCCTTCCTCGTCGCCGCTACGGTTGAGCGGTGCGATCACCCCGGCGGTGACCTTGCCGGCTTCCTCGAGGATGGCATTGGCGGTGTCTTCGTCCACCACTTCGGCCAGGGCCGGCAGCTCGGCCCATAGCTTGGAAACTTCGAACACTTCGTTGAGCACGAAGCGCATGTCGCGCAGGGGAGCTTGGTAGTCAGCCATGGGGCAATCCTCGAACGAACCAACGGGCTTGAATCAGGCCTCGGAGTTTACCCCAGCAACAAAAGCGATACATAGGGTCACGTGGTGACCACATATTCACAACCAGTTCCATCATGTCACCTCTCCCTGCGCCAGCCCCGCCCAGGCCATCTCTCGGCACCGACGCACCGAGCCGTCTCGCGCCCACACAACTTTGCCCCCGTTCACATTACCCGCAACCCGCTGCCCGGACTCAACTTAAGTCAGGGGCGCACTTGGTCTATACCAGGCGACCATCCGACCGACCCGTCCCATGGTGACTCAAGCTCCACGACAAGGAAGTTCGCATGCGGCCATTTCTCTGCCGGCCACTCTGCCGCTCGCGCCCAGTGCTGCTGGCGGCCTGCCTCGGTCTGTCCCTCGGCGCCCCGCTGCTGGCCGCACAACCGCAGGCCCCGACGACCGAGAACCTGCGCCAACAGCAGCAACAGCAGCGCGATCTGCAACAACTGCAGCTGGAGCAACGTCAGCGCCAGCTCGAACGCGGAGCGTTCGGCAGCGCCGCTGAGACGGTCGAGCCCGTCACGCCTGCCCGGGACGACCAGTGCTGGCCGTTGCGCGGCACCCGCATCGGCGGCGTGACCCTGCTCGACAACGCCATCCTGCAGGCTCAGCTGCGGCCACTGATCGCCCCCTGCATGGGCGTGAACCAGATCAATCGACTGCTCGGGACCATCACCCGCCTCTACGTCGAAGCCGGCTACATCGCCAGCCGCCCCTACCTGAGCAGCCCGCCCGCCGCCGGTCAGTCGCTAGACATTCTGATCGAGGAAGGGTTCGTCGAGTCCATCGAACTGGCCGACCAGAGCCTGCCCCTGTCATTGCGCGGCGCCTTCCCCGGCATGCTCGGCAAGCCGCTGAACCTGCGCGACCTGGAACAGGGCCTGGACCAGCTCAATCGCCTGCGCGCCTTCGACCTCACCGCCGACATCGCCCCCGGCAGCCTGCCCGGCGGCTCGCGGATCATCATCCGCCCCCGCGCCCTGGTGAAACGCTGGGGCCTGGAGCTGGGCCTGGACAACCTCGGCAGCGCCAGTACCGGGCGCGATCGCACCACGCTCAGCCTGGGCCTGGACAGTCCGCTGGGGCTCAACGATTACCTCAACCTGAGCCTGAGCGACACGCTCAACGGCGACGCCCGCTTCAGCCGCAGCCAGAGCCTCTACTACGGCGTGCCCTACGGCTACTGGAGCCTGGCCCTGTTCGCCAGCCGAGCCGAGTACTGGGCGCCGGTGCGCCTGAGCCAGCGGACCGTCGACAGCGAGGGCCGCACCGACCAGCTCAGCCTACGCCTGGACCGCGTGCTGTGGCGCGGCCAGCGCCATCAGCTGAGCGGCAACCTGCAGCTGGCGCACAAGCGCGTCGAGAGCCTGTTCCTCAACCAGCGCCTGGAGATCCAGAGCCCGACCCTGACCGTGGCCGAAGCCGGCATCAGCCTGTTCTGGCTGGACAGCGCCACCTGGAGTGTCGACCTGGGATACGCCCAGGGCCTGACCTGGTTCGGCGCCGACCGCGACGACGAGCGCCGGTTCGACGACCTGCCTCGGCCGCAGTTTCGCAAGTGGCGCGCCGGCCTCGGGCAATGGCGCAACGGCCTGTTCGGCGCCCAGCCCTGGCAGTGGCACAGCCAGTTGTCGCTGCAGTACAGCCCCGACCCGCTGCCGGCCA contains the following coding sequences:
- a CDS encoding ShlB/FhaC/HecB family hemolysin secretion/activation protein; its protein translation is MRPFLCRPLCRSRPVLLAACLGLSLGAPLLAAQPQAPTTENLRQQQQQQRDLQQLQLEQRQRQLERGAFGSAAETVEPVTPARDDQCWPLRGTRIGGVTLLDNAILQAQLRPLIAPCMGVNQINRLLGTITRLYVEAGYIASRPYLSSPPAAGQSLDILIEEGFVESIELADQSLPLSLRGAFPGMLGKPLNLRDLEQGLDQLNRLRAFDLTADIAPGSLPGGSRIIIRPRALVKRWGLELGLDNLGSASTGRDRTTLSLGLDSPLGLNDYLNLSLSDTLNGDARFSRSQSLYYGVPYGYWSLALFASRAEYWAPVRLSQRTVDSEGRTDQLSLRLDRVLWRGQRHQLSGNLQLAHKRVESLFLNQRLEIQSPTLTVAEAGISLFWLDSATWSVDLGYAQGLTWFGADRDDERRFDDLPRPQFRKWRAGLGQWRNGLFGAQPWQWHSQLSLQYSPDPLPAIEQVLASDDSAVRGFRRNAASGASAAIWRNTLRLPQPLEHGLLLTPRLGLDGGWVKADHGSAAQRLAGASTGLSLNWRALQLDLDYQRSLHSPRTFIHEPEIWLMRLSLSL